The proteins below come from a single Papaver somniferum cultivar HN1 chromosome 11, ASM357369v1, whole genome shotgun sequence genomic window:
- the LOC113322766 gene encoding uncharacterized protein LOC113322766 yields the protein MASSLLFTSSPSFLRNREFSIFNSRFKPLKPNLKQHLISVRALKETTKETKTNDPSSPEEITQKFGLEAGLWKIFSSKGEEESGEKSKGEQAKELLTKYGGAYLATSITLSLISFSLCYALINAGVDVQALLQKVGISASETGEKVGTFALAYAAHKAASPIRFPPTVALTPVVAGWIEKIAGKDK from the exons ATGGCGTCATCTCTGCTCTTCACTTCTTCTCCCTCCTTCCTGAGGAACAGAGAATTCTCTATATTCAATTCTCGCTTTAAACCCTTAAAACCTAACTTGAAGCAGCACTTAATCAGTGTAAGAGCTCTAAAAGAAACAACCAAAGAAACTAAAACTAACGACCCTTCTTCCCCGGAAGAAATCACTCAGAAATTCGGTCTTGAAGCTGGTCTCTGGAAG ATATTCAGTTCAAAAGGAGAGGAGGAAAGCGGAGAGAAATCTAAAGGGGAACAAGCCAAGGAACTACTCACTAAATATGGAGGAGCATATTTGGCAACTTCAATAACTCTCTCGTTGATCTCCTTCTCACTCTGCTATGCACTAATCAATGCAGGTGTCGATGTTCAAGCATTACTGCAGAAG GTGGGGATTTCAGCAAGTGAAACTGGAGAAAAGGTAGGGACTTTCGCACTGGCATATGCAGCACACAAAGCTGCGTCTCCGATTAGGTTTCCTCCGACTGTAGCTTTGACTCCTGTTGTTGCTGGATGGATAGAAAAGATAGCTGGGAAAGACAAGTGA
- the LOC113322765 gene encoding transcription factor E2FA-like, giving the protein MSGGRAANQQRLAQPSEQIMQSLKRHLPFSSMKPPFVPSEDYHRFSSPTGNNNRTVVDDDEVEIIIVKSPMKRKTEIEECEAESSEWTTSPGFAEVVNSPLRTPVSGKGGRVYNRTKASKYNRSGPQTPVSNAGSPGNPLTPAGTCRYDSSLGLLTKKFINLIKHAEDGILDLNNAADTLEVQKRRIYDITNVLEGIGLIEKKLKNRIRWKGLDGARSGDIEDDVTLLQAEVDNLSMEERRLDDRIRDMQERLRDLSEDENNQKWLFVTEEDIKSLPCFQNETLIAIKAPHGTTLEVPDPDEAVDYPQRRYRIVLRSTMGPIDVYLVSQFEEKFEELNGVEAPAIVPPASSSGSHMEEPMVTEENRGKEIELDAQDPNRMYSDPSASQDFVGGIMKIVPTDVDQDADYWLISDHGVSITDMWKSAPDVEWDGVDTLQAEEFLMTAVSTPRPQTPPSSTVGSPPAANTSHR; this is encoded by the exons ATGTCTGGAGGCCGAGCTGCGAATCAACAGCGATTAGCACAGCCGTCAGAACAGATCATGCAATCTCTAAAGCGTCACCTACCTTTTTCATCGATGAAACCGCCTTTTGTTCCTTCTGAAGATTATCATAGATTTTCTTCTCCTACTGGGAATAATAATCGTACAGTTGTTGATGACGATGAAGTTGAAATCATTATTGTTAAATCTCCC ATGAAGCGAAAGACCGAAATAGAAGAGTGTGAAGCAGAATCTAGTGAATGGACCACCAGTCCTGGCTTTGCTGAAGTTGTTAACAGCCCCCTTCGAACGCCTGTATCAGGAAAAGGTGGGAGGGTTTACAACAGGACAAAGGCCTCAAAATACAACAGATCAGGGCCTCAGACCCCTGTGTCAAATGCTG GTTCTCCCGGGAATCCTCTCACTCCAGCTGGAACATGCCGTTATGACAGCTCTCTAG GGCTCTTGACGAAAAAGTTCATAAATTTGATTAAACATGCAGAAGATGGgattcttgatttgaacaatgcGGCTGATACATTGGAG GTACAAAAGAGGAGGATATATGATATTACAAATGTTTTGGAAGGAATTGGTCTCATAGAGAAGAAGCTTAAGAACAGAATTCGTTGGAA GGGTCTTGATGGTGCAAGGTCGGGGGATATTGAGGATGATGTTACTCTATTACAG GCAGAAGTTGATAACCTTTCCATGGAGGAGCGCAGACTAGATGATAGAATAAG AGATATGCAAGAACGATTGAGGGACCTTAGCGAAGACGAAAACAATCAAAA GTGGCTTTTTGTGACCGAAGAGGACATCAAGAGTCTACCCTGCTTTCAG AATGAGACCCTCATAGCAATTAAAGCTCCTCATGGAACCACTCTTGAAGTTCCTGATCCTGACGAG GCCGTTGACTACCCACAGAGGAGATATAGAATCGTCCTCAGAAGCACCATGGGTCCAATTGATGTTTACCTTGTCAG TCAATTCGAGGAGAAATTTGAAGAACTGAATGGGGTTGAAGCGCCTGCTATTGTCCCACCAGCATCAAGTTCAGGGAGCCACATGGAGGAACCAATGGTAACCGAGGAGAACAGGGGGAAGGAGATTGAACTAGATGCCCAAGATCCTAATAGAATGTATTCAGATCCCAGTGCTTCACAAGATTTTGTGGGTGGAATAATGAAAATTGTACCGACAGATGTCGAT CAAGATGCCGATTACTGGCTCATATCAGATCATGGAGTAAGCATCACAGACATGTGGAAATCAGCAC CTGATGTTGAATGGGATGGGGTGGATACACTTCAAGCGGAGGAATTTTTGATGACAGCTGTAAGCACGCCACGACCGCAAACTCCACCCTCTAGCACCGTTGGATCACCGCCTGCTGCTAACACTTCTCATAGGTGA